A region from the Peromyscus maniculatus bairdii isolate BWxNUB_F1_BW_parent chromosome 5, HU_Pman_BW_mat_3.1, whole genome shotgun sequence genome encodes:
- the F12 gene encoding coagulation factor XII, with protein MRALLLLGFLLMSLDLTLLAPPRKGPKEFKHGADEPTVVLTADGKLCHFPFLYLRRLHHRCIHNHKGRPGSRLWCSTTPNFDQDQQWGYCSEPKKVKDHCSKHSPCHKGGTCVNTPNGPHCLCPEHLTGKHCQREKCFEPQLLRFFHEDEVWFRAGSEGLARCQCKGSGPHCKPLASQACSTNLCLNGGSCHQVEGHQLCHCPEGYTGPFCDLDIKATCYEGNGLSYRGKAGTTLSGAPCQRWTSEATYWNMTKKQALSWGLGHHAFCRNPGNDIRPWCYVWSGDRLSWDYCDLQQCQTPTQATLTPRVPLERQELPVPRPSTLQKPQPTSQEPSLSHALDAPPEHQTPLGRTSPVGCGQRFRKRLSPLSRVVGGLVALPGSHPYIAALYWGNNFCAGSLIAPCWVLTAAHCLQNRPAPEELTVVLGQDRHNQSCERCQTLAVRSYRLHEGFSSITYQHDLALLRLQENENNSCAIMSPHVQPVCLPVGAAAPSETVLCEVAGWGHQFEGADEYANFLQEARVPFISQERCSSSDMHGDAILPGMLCAGFMEGGTDACQGDSGGPLVCEEGDGEHQLTLRGVISWGSGCGDRNKPGVYTDVANYLAWIREHTAS; from the exons ATGAGGGCTCTGTTGCTCCTGGGGTTCCTGCTGATGAGCCTGGATTTGACACTGTTG GCCCCACCACGGAAAGGCCCCAAGGAGTTCAAGCACGGAGCTGATGAGCCCACTGTGG TTCTCACTGCCGATGGGAAGCTCTGTCACTTCCCCTTCCTGTACCTCCGCCGCCTGCACCACAGATGCATCCACAACCACAAAGGCCGGCCAGGCTCCCGGCTCTG GTGTTCTACCACTCCTAACTTTGACCAGGACCAGCAGTGGGGATACTGCTCAGAGCCCAAGAAAGTGAAAG ACCACTGCAGCAAACACAGCCCCTGCCACAAAGGAGGGACATGTGTGAACACCCCCAACGGCCCACACTGTCTCTGCCCAGAACACCTTACTGGGAAGCATTGCCAGAGAG AGAAGTGCTTTGAGCCTCAGCTTCTCCGGTTCTTCCACGAGGATGAGGTGTGGTTTAGAGCTGGTTCAGAAGGTTTGGCCAGGTGCCAGTGCAAGGGTTCTGGGCCTCACTGCAAGCCGCTGGCCAGTCAGG CCTGCAGCACCAATCTGTGCCTCAATGGGGGCAGCTGCCACCAGGTGGAGGGCCACCAACTGTGCCATTGCCCTGAGGGCTACACCGGACCTTTTTGCGACTTAG acATTAAGGCGACCTGCTATGAGGGCAACGGTCTCAGCTACCGGGGCAAGGCTGGAACCACTTTATCGGGTGCGCCATGTCAGCGGTGGACCTCGGAGGCCACCTACTGGAACATGACTAAGAAGCAAGCGTTAAGCTGGGGCCTGGGCCACCATGCATTTTGCCG GAACCCGGGTAATGACATTCGTCCATGGTGCTACGTCTGGAGTGGCGACAGGCTGAGCTGGGACTATTGCGACCTGCAGCAGTGCCAGACCCCAACCCAGGCAACGCTAACACCTCGAGTTCCCCTTGAGCGGCAGGAGCTGCCGGTGCCCCGGCCTTCCACACTGCAGAAGCCTCAACCCACGTCCCAGGAGCCATCCCTGTCCCATGCGCTAGATG CCCCCCCTGAGCATCAGACTCCTCTGGGCCGGACCAGCCCGGTGGGCTGCGGACAGCGGTTCCGCAAGCGACTGTCCCCGCTCAGCCGCGTGGTGGGAGGACTCGTGGCTCTGCCTGGGTCTCACCCATACATCGCTGCGCTGTACTGGGGCAACAACTTCTGCGCCGGCAGCCTCATCGCCCCCTGCTGGGTGCTGACAGCCGCTCACTGCCTGCAGAACCG GCCGGCGCCCGAGGAGCTGACGGTGGTGCTCGGTCAAGATCGCCATAACCAGAGCTGCGAGCGGTGCCAGACGCTGGCTGTGCGCTCCTACCGCCTTCACGAGGGCTTCTCCTCCATCACCTACCAGCATGACTTGG CTCTGCTGCGCCTGCAGGAAAACGAAAACAACAGCTGCGCAATCATGTCGCCTCACGTCCAGCCCGTGTGCTTGCCCGTCGGCGCGGCCGCACCCTCGGAGACCGTGCTCTGCGAGGTGGCCGGCTGGGGTCACCAGTTCGAGG GGGCCGATGAATATGCCAACTTCCTGCAGGAGGCACGGGTGCCCTTCATCTCCCAGGAGCGCTGCTCCAGCTCTGACATGCATGGGGACGCCATCCTGCCTGGAATGCTTTGCGCTGGCTTCATGGAGGGAGGCACCGACGCCTGCCAG ggtgaCTCCGGGGGTCCCCTGGTATGTGAAGAAGGGGATGGTGAGCACCAGCTCACCCTGCGAGGTGTCATCagctggggttctggctgtggtGACCGCAACAAGCCCGGAGTCTACACGGACGTAGCCAACTACCTGGCTTGGATCCGGGAGCATACAGCCTCATAA